The Arachis hypogaea cultivar Tifrunner chromosome 16, arahy.Tifrunner.gnm2.J5K5, whole genome shotgun sequence genome contains a region encoding:
- the LOC112754679 gene encoding calmodulin has translation MADQLTDEQISEFKEAFSLFDKDGDGCITTKELGTVMRSLGQNPTEAELQDMINEVDADGNGTIDFPEFLNLMARKMKDTDSEEELKEAFRVFDKDQNGFISAAELRHVMTNLGEKLTDEEVDEMIREADVDGDGQINYEEFVKVMMAK, from the exons ATGGCAGATCAACTCACCGATGAACAGATCTCTGAATTCAAGGAAGCCTTCAGCTTGTTCGATAAGGACGGCGATG GTTGCATCACGACCAAGGAGCTTGGAACTGTTATGCGGTCACTAGGACAGAACCCAACCGAGGCAGAGCTCCAAGACATGATCAATGAAGTAGATGCCGATGGCAACGGCACCATTGACTTCCCCGAGTTTCTAAACCTTATGGCCAGGAAGATGAAGGACACTGATTCTGAGGAGGAGCTGAAGGAGGCATTCCGCGTCTTTGACAAGGATCAAAACGGGTTCATTTCTGCTGCTGAGCTCCGCCACGTGATGACCAACCTTGGTGAGAAGCTCACTGATGAAGAAGTCGATGAGATGATCCGCGAGGCTGATGTTGATGGTGACGGCCAAATAAACTATGAAGAGTTTGTTAAGGTGATGATGGCTAAGTAA